TTCCAGGAAGAAGAACCCGAAATACGAATATAAATAAGTGCAGTATGGGGCTTGCCAAAAGGAGTATGGTGAACATCATAGAAGCAATCAGCACCCACCAAGGTTTCGGCTTCCCACACAATCGATAAACAAAGTATAAAACAGCACCAGCTAAATAGGAACCAAGTAAGAATTGATATGTACGTCCTTGTACAAAAAACAACAGCACCACGAAGATGACCGTGATCATTCCCGGTATCAGGTAAGCTTTCCGTGTGAGGTCTTTAGGTGGTGACAGGATAGGAAGCAATTGCGACCAGCTTGCTTCACTGTCTGTATTAGATAATACAACAGATTTGGCGGCTACTTGAGTTGGCGAAATAACAGGCTGTGGTGCTTTTACAGGCGGTTGCTTGTGTTGGTACTCAAAGACAAATTCCGGACCATTGCTACCAAACATAACGCGATCGCCTGCTTGCAATTCCTGACTACCCTGCAAAGTCTCGCCATTCAAAAAAGTTCCATTAGCACTATTCAAATCCCACAGCACATAACTTATCCTGCCATCTGGTGTTTTTGATGGGCGAACAGATGCGTGTCGTCGCGAAACCATTCCATAGAGATTGGAACTGAGTACTATCTGACAGCTGGGGTCGCGCCCAACGATCGCTTCGCCCGTCGTCAACAGCGAGTAAGAATTATTTCCACTCCCGGATACCAAACGCAGAATAGCAATACTCATCTAAGTATATCCTTTACCCGCCTGTTTGAAAATTTGAATTATACAGTACGTATTGTTACTGAAAATAATTAAGTTGCGTAACAACTTAGTCAGCAACACTACATCCTTAATACCATCTCTTTATAGGATATTCCCAAAAAATATAGTTAATTTTTCATTACTTGTCTTGGCGAATGGAATTCGCGTGTATACAGGCAAAACCCACCTACGTGGGTTTCAAAATACTAGTCCGCGTCGGCGGGCGAGGGTTTGTATAGTAGTGAATTATATGAGGCCAAAACTTTTAAAACATCCTCTTAGAAACTTCCAAATCAAAAATTTCCCAAAATTTCTTGTGGGACGGGATGATTTATTTTTGCAGTCTTTCATTTTTGTAGAGACAGGTCACGAGGCGTCTAAAGTTTTATCAATACCAATTTGCGAATATAATTGTACTTCTTTAATCGCCTTGCCAAAATAGCCTCTAACAACAGCCGCCAAGCATTACACGAAAGAATACAAGGATCGACAATTTTAATAAAACTGTTAATGTTTCTACTTTTAAGAGCCACTATAGTCCAATGCAGTTTTAAGTAACTTTTTATATCCCGCAAAGGCAAAATATCTTGACGATACTTTTCATCAACCAAGGCGTGAATTTTTTCCTTCATTAAAATATTAGTATCTAACCTAACTTTTAGAGAAATTTTTTGATCGTAACCCCCAGACCATACAGTACGATAAGCAAGACATTGATTGAGAAAAATCGCATCCCCATGTTGGGCAATACGAATCCAAGAATCAATATCATCACAACTGGTTAATTTGACATCCCACCCTCCAGTTCGCAAGAAAGCCTCACGGCTGCAAGCAACTTGAACGGGTGTACCAAAAGGAACGAGTTCCAGTAACATACCGTAGTGAATATCTGTTTGCGGGATGTAGTATGCTAGTCCCGGACCGACAACAGGCGTGCGGCTCTTTTCAACTCCGTCTATATCTACTTGAGCAGCAATGCAAGAGCAAATGACTGCGCTTTTTTGCAGTGCGATCGCTCTTACCATTTCTTCCAAACAGTTGGGACTCAGGTAATCGTCATCATCCAAAAACTTAATCCAGTCTCCACTGCTTGCCTTGACTCCAGCATTGACTGTTGCCGCATGACCTTGATTCACCTCATTGCGATGATAAACAAGACGTGGTAAATTGTCATGGCATGACAGTTCAACGCTTAAGCTTTTCAAGTAATCTTGGGTGCCATCCAGTGAACAGTCATCGGCAACAACCAGTTCGCAAGGGATGGTCTGGTTGAGCACGGAGTTAATTGCTCGTTGCAACAACGTTAAACGGTTGTAGGTCGTAATAACGACGCTGAATTTCATAGATCGGATTCTCGTGGCTTAGCCCTGTATAGTCCATTTTCTATCTAGCACCGTTATACTTAGTAAGTGCTCCCACTAAAATAACTAGACTGAATGCTAGTTGTCGATTTATTATTGTTGATTGTGAGTTTTTGCACCGAATATGAACGCTCAGGAGATCATCCGCTCTATAGAAGCGGAGCAGCTAAAATCTAATTTGCCCCAAATATTTGTGGGTGACACAGTAAGAGTTGGAGTTAAAATTAAGGAAGGCGACAAGTATCGCGTCCAGCCCTACGAGGGAGTTGTCATTTCTATACGGAATGGTGGCATTAACGAAACTATTACAGTTCGTCGCGTATTCCAAGGTGTAGGCGTCGAACGAGTGTTTCTATTGCATTCCCCACGGATAGACAACATCAAAATACTGCGTCGCGGGAAAGTTAGGCGTGCCAAGCTTTATTATCTACGCGATCGCGTTGGTAAGGCGACCCGGATCAAGCAACGCTTCGATCGTGCTCTGTAATATAAACAGGCAGGAAACTTTGGGAGAAAGCTCAACAAAAAAGCGGCTCGTGCCGCTCTTGAGAGTTTCACCCTTCCAAAGTTAACTGGAAAAGTAGCCAATTTATGTTATCCTAGTGTAAGCTAGAAAAGGTAACTAAATAAGCAGCAGCTTGTGCGCTCTTAGTTCAGTTGGTAGAACGCAGGTCTCCAAAACCTGATGTCGGGGGTTCAAGTCCTCCAGGGCGCGCTGTCAGCTAAGACAATGCCCGAAACTAAAGCAGTATCTGCTAAGTTAGCAGTGTGACTTATAGATTTCGGGTATAGTTTTTGCGTTCGTAGCGAATTGCTTCAAACGAGCTGGCGCTGTTACAAAAGAAAGTAATAGGCAGCGTGTATGTAGTAAATGGGGGAGTCAGCGCTCGTGGCCAAAAAAAATGAAGCAGAAATGACGGAAACAACCAACTCTTTGAAACTTCCGATTTTCTTCCAAGGACTCAAGGAAGAATTTGATAAGGTGGTTTGGCCCAGTCGGCAACAGCTTGTGAGCGAATCAGCCGCTGTTTTGTTAATGATGGCACTCTCAGCATCCCTGATATTTCTAGTAGATAAATTTTTTACTTGGGCAGCACAACAGGTGTTCTGATGACTTATGCAACAGACGGTGAGCGTGATGCAACGCTACAGTCAGATGATACCGCAGATTCAGCGTCGAAAGAAGCTCGCTGGTATGCAGTTCAAGTCGCTTCTGGTTGCGAGAAGCGCGTAAAGACAAATTTAGAGCAGCGCATCCAAACCTTTGATGTAGCTGATAAAATTGTCCAGGTGGAGATCCCACATACACCAGCAGTAAAAATCCGTAAGGATGGTTCTCGCCAGCACACAGAGGAAAAAGTATTTCCCGGCTATGTTCTTGTCAGAATGCTGATGGATGACGACACCTGGCAGGTAGTACGCAACACATCCCACGTGATTAATTTCGTGGGAGCAGAGCAAAAACGTGGAAGTGGCAAAGGTCGCGGTCACGTAAAGCCTGTGCCACTGAGTCATACAGAAGTTGAAAGAATCTTCAAACAGACCAGCGAGCAAGAGGCAGTTGTCAAAATTGACATGGCCGCAGGTGATAAGATAAAAGTGCTTTCAGGTCCGTTTAAAGACTTTGAAGGTGAGGTGATTGAAGTCAGTCCTGAACGGAGTAAGCTTAAAGCTCTGCTTTCGATTTTTGGGCGAGATACACCAGTGGAATTAGAATTTAATCAGGTAGAAAAACAGAGCTAATCAACAAACATGGCGAAAAAAGTAGTTGCGGTCATTAAGTTGGCCCTGAATGCTGGGAAAGCCAACCCAGCACCGCCAGTTGGTCCAGCATTGGGTCAGCATGGCGTGAACATTATGATGTTTTGTAAAGAGTACAACGCCAAGACAGCAGAACAAACTGGAACGGTAATTCCGGTAGAAATTTCGGTATATGAAGACCGGAGTTTTACCTTCGTTCTCAAGACTCCTCCTGCGTCGGTACTCATTACTAAAGCAGCAAAAATTGAAAGAGGCTCAAGCGAACCAAACAAAAAGAAAGTTGGTTCCATTACAACAGAACAGTTGCGTCAAATTGCCCAAACAAAATTGCCCGACCTCAACGCCAACGATATCGACGCGGCGATGAAGATTATTGAAGGCACTGCCAAAAATATGGGTGTGACAGTTAAGGATTAGTTAGTGGTTAGTAGTTAATAGTTAGTGGTAAAGAAAACAACTAACAACTAACAACTAACAACTAACAGCTAAGAAAAATTATCGGGGGAGAGGCGATCGCTTCGTAATAAACCCCAGGAGAGAAAAATGACGAAAAAAGTTTCGCGCCGCTTGCAAGCGCTTCTAGAAAAAGTAGAAGACAAAGATTATCAGCCCTTAGATGCATTAGCTCTGCTCAAGGAAACGGCGACAGCAAAGTTTGCTGAAGCAGCAGAAGCACACATCAGGTTGGGTATTGACCCCAAATATACTGACCAACAACTGCGGACAACAGTGGTATTGCCCAAAGGAACAGGGCAAACAATACGGGTAGCAGTCATTGCCAGAGGGGAAAAAGTTACAGAAGCCAGCAATGCAGGTGCTGATATTGTTGGTTCAGAAGAACTGATAGACGAGATTCAAAAAGGCAGAATGGACTTTGACAAGCTGATAGCGACACCTGATATAATGCCTCAGGTAGCAAAGCTAGGTAAGTTACTCGGTCCTCGCGGTTTGATGCCATCCCCCAAAGGTGGAACAGTCACATTTGATATTGCAAGTGCGATCGGGGAATTTAAAGCAGGTAAATTAGAATTCCGAGCTGACCGTACTGGTATCGTCCATGTTATGTTTGGTAAGGCATCCTTCACACCAGAAGATTTACTGGTAAACTTGAAAGCGTTGCAAGAAACAATCGATCGCAACCGTCCTTCAGGAGCAAAAGGTCGTTACTGGCGAACAATGTACGTATCCGCTACAATGGGACCTTCGATTAAAGTCGATGTCAACGCCCTACGGGATTTGAAACAGGCTGAAGGTGCGTAAGTTAAAAGTTAGTGGTTAGTGGTTAGTGGTTAGTAGAACAAACCTAACAACCAACAACCAAAAATTAACAATTAAATACAGCGACAGCCGGAGACAGCAGGTGCTATTAGCTTAATATCCTGCCTAGGTTTGCGTCCTAATTGCTAAAAGTATACCCTTTGAAAGGGTTTGTGTACTGTGGCATAAAGACGATGAAGTAAAGACGTATTGTTAAAAGCGTATTTACTCTAAAACCCCGGCTGCGAGAGCTGGGGTTTATTGTTTTCTGGGTTAGTGGTTAGTAGGGGCGCGGCGGTCTTGCCCCCGTACAGTGGTTAGTAGAAAAAACCCAACTAACAACCAACAACTAACAAATTTAAGGAGGTGATAAAGATGCCAAGAACGATAGAAGATAAACACGCTATAGTAGCCGATCTCAAAGAAACTTTGAGTCAGTCGCAACTAGCAATAGTCATTGACTATCAAGGGTTAACAGTTGCGGAAATCACAGATTTACGGAGACGCTTGCGTCCTGCTGGAACTGTTTGCAAGGTGACCAAAAACACCCTGATGGGTATTGCCATTAAAGACCAAGAGAAATGGCAACCATTAGAGGAACTGCTCAAAGGTTCTTCTGCCTTTTTGCTAGTCAAAGAGGATTTCTCAGCAGCAATTAAGGCTTATCAAGATTTCCAGAAAGTCACCAAGAAAACAGAAGTTCGTGGCGGCGTCATGGAAGGTCGCCTGCTGAAAGAGCCTGATATCAAAGCTTTGGGAGATTTACCATCCAAAGAGCAACTCATGGCGCAAATTGCTGGAGCGCTCAATGCTTTGACTACCAAGATTGCTGTTGGTATCAACGAAGTCCCAAGTTCTCTCGCACGTGCTTTACAAGCTGTCGCCGATAAGGAAAAAGGCGACGGTGAAACAGAAAGTGCTTCTAGTTAGTGGTTCGTAGTTGGTAGTTAGTAGAAAACAACTAACAACTAACAGCTAATAACTAACAACTAACCAATCAAAATTACAGGAGTTATAACAATGTCTACAGCAACTGATGAAATTTTGGATAAATTAAAAACACTGACTTTGCTGGAAGCAGCTGAGTTAGTCAAGCAAATTGAAGAAGCCTTTGGCGTAAGTGCAGCTGCACCCGCAGGCGGAATGATGATGATGGCTGCGCCCGGTGCTGCTGCTGCTGCTGAACCAGTAGAAGAGAAGACTGAGTTTGACGTTGTTCTCGAAGCAGTTCCTGCTGATAAGAAGATTGCCATACTCAAAGTTGTACGTGAATTGACCGGTTTGGGTCTGAAAGAAGCAAAAGACTTGGTAGAATCTGCGCCTAAGCCAGTTAAGGAAGCGATCGCTAAAGATGCTGCTGAAGCTGCTAAGAAGCAAATCGAAGACGCTGGCGGTAAGGTTAGTATTAAGTAATTTGTAATTCGTAATTCGTAATGGCTGAGTCAATTACAAATTACGAAGCATGAGTTCCAAATTATCCGTAACAAAAGCAGCACCCAAGTTAAAATTTATCATTGGGTGTTGCTTTGTTTTTGCTTCTAAAATAAATTCTTTTGCGTTCTAAGAACGCATTTTGAGACTATGCAAACGAAGTCAAAACTCTCTATCACTCTCAGCCGCCTGTCTCAGTGCTAAAAAAGCTTCTTTTACGGGTTGGCTGATGGCACTCTCTGGTTCTGCGAGCACCAGCTGTTGATACGCTTCTAGAAACTGTACCCGTAACCGATAAAATAAGTACAAAAAGTGCTGTAGAAAGCTGATGCAGTCCAAAATTGCAATCTCTATGCCACCTGTGCTGTCATACATTGTTGCCGCATACTCCCGAACACGCTCCTCAATTACATCTGTTGTAATAAAGATATACTTTTCAACTCGTTTACCTGTGCTGTTGATTTTTTGCAAGGTCAATTTACAGTGTGCCCACCGCCCTTCGCTGGCTGTTTGTGCCAAGCCCGTCCTTACTTGTCGCGCCCGGACAAAAAAGCGCCTAGCTCTTTCTAGACTTGACAAACCCTCTTCCTCTTCCGCGATCGCCACCCGAAATTCTTCACGTGCAAACGGCGTTAGCCCAATCGCTTGAATTAATTCATCTTTGCGATCGCGTAGCACCCGAAAGAAATTTACCACTTCGCCATCAATATCGTTGTAGGTTTCTACAGGCGAAGGCTCTCGGTTTAATAGCACAGCAGCCGATCCGCCAAAGGGTTCGCAGTAGTGGGTTGCTTTAGGCAACAAAGGTAAGAGCCAGTCCAGATGACTATACTTACCGCCATACCAACCAAAGGCAATTTTCTTCGCCATAAAAGCCTACCTTAGACTCAGTAATATATCCGAAAATTAGAATAAAAGTAAAACGTAATTTATAATCCCTTTTGAGTTAAGTGACTTTTTTCTCTAGTGGTTCACCACTAGCATTATCTTTCTTTATATTTGTATAAGCTAAAAAAGCTAGTAGATGTTAATAATACATTCTGATAATACTAATATACTATAGAAATTATAAATGAACGAGGCGACAATTCAATTCCTCGGATCAAATACCAAGATTCAGCCTGAGGATTTCCAAGAAATAAATTCCCAAATCTTGTGGTACGGGCGTCCCCGCCCGTTCTTTCTATACTAGTGACGAAGAGACTTTAGTACCACAAGAGATATTTGAAGACTTTTTTATTTGGAAGTCCCTTAACACAATAAAAGCGCCCCCATTTAAGAGGACGCTTCCATTTACGTAAGAGACGATAGTATCATGTCTCTAAATGAATGATTAACCGTTGATAGCAGGAGCGCTCATTGCAACAGGAGCAACTTCACCAGCAGCTAAATCAAGAGGAAAGTTGTGAGCGTTGCGCTCGTGCATCACTTCCATACCGAGGTTAGCGCGGTTGAGAATGTCTGCCCAGGTGCCAATCGCACGACCTTGCGAGTCAAGTACGGACTGGTTAAAGTTGAAACCGTTGAGGTTGAACGCCATGGTGCTGATGCCCAGTGCGGTGAACCAGATGCCGACTACTGGCCATGCTGCCAAGAAGAAGTGCAAGGAACGGCTGTTGTTGAATGATGCGTATTGGAAAATCAAGCGACCGAAGTAGCCGTGTGCTGCTACGATGTTGTAGGTCTCTTCTTCTTGTCCAAACTTGTAACCGTAGTTCTGTGATTCGGTTTCGGTTGTTTCACGAACCAAGGAGGAGGTTACCAGAGAACCGTGCATTGCGCTAAACAAGCTACCACCGAATACACCTGCTACACCTAACTGGTGGAAGGGGTGCATCAAGATGTTGTGCTCTGCTTGGAACACCAACATGAAGTTGAAAGTTCCAGAGATACCCAAAGGCATACCATCAGAGAAAGAACCTTGACCGATGGGGTAGATCAAGAACACTGCGGTTGCGGAAGCCAAAGGTGCAGAGTAAGCAACGCAGATCCAAGGACGCATACCCAAGCGGTAAGACAATTCCCACTGACGACCCAGATAGCAGAAGCAACCGAGCAAGAAGTGGAAAACCACCAACTGGTAAGGACCACCGTTGTACAACCACTCATCTAAGGAAGCGGCTTCCCAGATGGGGTAGAAGTGAAGACCAATTGCGTTAGAGCTTGGAACAACTGCACCAGAGATGATATTGTTTCCGTAGATCAAAGAACCTGCAACAGGTTCGCGGATACCATCAATGTCTACAGGAGGAGCAGCGATGAAGGCAATGATAAAGCAAATGGTTGCGGAGAGGAGTGTAGGAATCATCAACACGCCGAACCAGCCTACATAAAGGCGGTTTTCGGTAGAGGTGATCCAGTTACAAAACCGCTCCCATACGTTTCCGCTTTCGCGGCGCTGTACAGTTGTGGTCATAATTTTGTTATGAGTGCTTAAGTTTCTTAACTAAGTGCAACACAGGGTAATTACTTTTTTCCCGTGTTATTTTGACTGTACATGAGTTTACTGAATTTTAACTATTAAATGTTATTTAATTTATTTATATATATAATTAGTTTTACTTATAGATTAAACTTGATTTTGATTTGTAAGATGTACGTCAATAGGGTTCACTTAAGGGTCGCGAGGGGAGCACCAAACCCGGTATCTTCAAGATACCGGGTTTCTAAATAACTGCTTAACTGAACTGTAGCGCTCTCAAAATTGTTAAAAATCAAAGTAGATGTACGGTAAACTTCCATCTGGGGCAAGTAGCCAAACGCCGTACAGGCATAAAGGTACAAATACAAGCTTGATGGGCCAGTTGAATTGTAACTTCAAAGTCTGCTTGAAAGCGTAGGCGATCGCCATAACGGTAGCTACAACAGCTAACAGAACCATAAGTTGAAACTGACTGATGTTGAGAACCTCCACGTATACCTTTTCAGCAAATTGGACATCAGATGGGTAACCGAAAAGATGCTGAAAGACAAAAGAAGAGTCATTTAAATTCGGCAAGCGGAACCAAATCCATGATGTGAAAACCATCAGTTGTGTGAGCAGCCAAGCCAAAAATGTACCCAGTGGCTTGTGCCAAAAGTTTTCCAAATTCTCATGGCGATCGCTAATTGCATCAGTTAGACGGTGAACAACCAAAGCTAACCCGTGAAATAAACCCCAAACAACAAAACCCAATGCTGCTCCATGCCAGACACCTGCAATTAACATCACAATAAGTAAATTCATGCAAGTCCGATCTAAACCCTGACGGGAACCTCCCAAAGGGAAGTAGAGGTAATTTCTCAACCAGTCGCCCAAAGTCATGTGCCAGCGCCGCCAAAAATCAGCAATGCTAGTACTGAAATAAGGAGATTTAAAATTTTCTGGTAAAACCAAGCCGAACAGCATAGCACTACCACGGGCGATATCAACATAGCCACTGAAATCTAAGTACAATTGCAAGCCATAAGCAAATGTAGCTAACCATAAATCTAAACTACCCGCCCGTTGTAAATTACCAAAACAGACATCAACAAAAATTCCCAAGTGGTCTGCTAAAATCCGTTTTTTCGCAGCACCTCTAGCAATGAGCCATAATCCTTCTGCAACTAAATCCGGACTTGGAAAGCGAAGATTTTGAAGTTGGTTGCCTAAGGTATGAAAACGAGTAATTGGGCCAGAAATGAGTTTGGCAAAGAAAAACTTATAGACTGTAAATTTTAGAAAATCTTTAGTAGCCGGCGCACCACGATAGACATCAACTAAATAGGAAATACATTCAAAGGTGAAAAAAGAAATTCCTAAAGGAGCAATTAATTTAAAAGAGTCAGCATTAGAATTTGTATTTGCGGAATTCTGAAATAAGAAATTTAAGCTAGGTTGTAAATACTTAAAACTAAATAGTAGCAAAACATTTAAAACTACACCCAACCACAAAAGATTTAAACGACGACGGTTCCAATCAACTTGAGCAAAACGCCAATCTTCATTAGAGACTTGCCAATCCAAATTATGTTGTCCGGGAGAAGTATTTTCACCAATTTCTCGTCCCAAACGAAAGTTAATATAAATTAATGCAAATAATAAAGGAATATACTGCACTTGTGTAGACAACACGGTTGTGCTGGGATTACCTTCGCCTAAAGAAGCATAAAAAACAACACTAGCAATTAGTAAAGTCCACAGTCGTAACTTTTGTTGTCCTACAGACCAGTAGATTCCCAGCACACTGAGTAAAAATAACCCGTATAAAATTGATATTAAATTCATTTTTTGGTTAGTTGTTAGTTGTTAGTTGTTAGTTGTTAGTTGTTAGTTGTTAGTTGTTATTGGTCACTGGTCACTGGTCACTGGTCACCGGTCACTGAGTTGGCCAAGGAATCATTGCGTCTTTGGCTAACTTTTTAGAGACTTCATATGCGCCATAACGATTGAGATGGCTGGGGTCAGAAAAGAAATTATTGGCTTTAGGCCAAAGTTGACTCAAATCCCGGTAGGTGAAGTTTGGGTGTCCGGCTAAGCTCAACATATAGTTCTGAAACTCTTTCTCATGTTTCGATCGCATGGAATCCAGATACTCAGTAGTCAAAGGCATATTCACAAAGACTAGAGAAATTTTATGAGCCTCAGTGAATTCGAGTATCGATCGCAAAGCTGTCTCTTGTTCTCCTTTAAAGCTGAAAGATTTGTAGTCGTTGTCATAACTACCAAGAACTTTTGGGTGTTTGCTGTAGTATTTGCTAGGCTGAAAGCGGATGGACAAAGGTAAAAATCCATCAAAATCAACTGCTTGCTGTAAATTCTCCTCTGGGTCGTCTGTTTTCTTTAATTTTGTGCTAGTTGATACCGAGCTAATGTTTAATCCTGGTAGAGATTTTAGTTGTTGGTTTAAGAGTTGTTTGAGTCGATCTCGTTGTTGGTAGCTAGCGGATAAATTGCCTATTCCTTGATTGAGCCACTCATCAACAGCTTTGTAGCCAATACTACTTTCTTTTTTAGCTATGTTTGTTGTTTCTCTTGGCTGCTTATCAGTAATTTCACTACCATGATTTTTTAAATGTGCTTTTTCTAATACTAGCCGATAACCAGGAGATGCTGCAATTGTCTTAAAAGTCATATCTTCCCGACCACTGTTAAAAGCACGGGAACCATCAGCCCAAAGAATAAGCTTTGGCAGTTGCGATC
This genomic interval from Scytonema hofmannii PCC 7110 contains the following:
- a CDS encoding PrsW family glutamic-type intramembrane protease, coding for MSIAILRLVSGSGNNSYSLLTTGEAIVGRDPSCQIVLSSNLYGMVSRRHASVRPSKTPDGRISYVLWDLNSANGTFLNGETLQGSQELQAGDRVMFGSNGPEFVFEYQHKQPPVKAPQPVISPTQVAAKSVVLSNTDSEASWSQLLPILSPPKDLTRKAYLIPGMITVIFVVLLFFVQGRTYQFLLGSYLAGAVLYFVYRLCGKPKPWWVLIASMMFTILLLASPILHLFIFVFRVLLPGNVPNDPSTLPFPQLFIRYFFGAGLLEELLKALPIVGFYFLGRTVSSPTRERIGVWEPLDGILLGSASAVGFTLFETLGQYVPGTVAEVARDMGEQAGLLAGLELLIPRILGEVAGHLAWSGWFGYCIGLSILKPRQAWRILLVGYLSASGLHGLWNSSAGLAGSLGVFVLGLLVVVGGMSYVLLGSAIIKARSMSPTRSQNFATRFYGS
- a CDS encoding glycosyltransferase family 2 protein produces the protein MKFSVVITTYNRLTLLQRAINSVLNQTIPCELVVADDCSLDGTQDYLKSLSVELSCHDNLPRLVYHRNEVNQGHAATVNAGVKASSGDWIKFLDDDDYLSPNCLEEMVRAIALQKSAVICSCIAAQVDIDGVEKSRTPVVGPGLAYYIPQTDIHYGMLLELVPFGTPVQVACSREAFLRTGGWDVKLTSCDDIDSWIRIAQHGDAIFLNQCLAYRTVWSGGYDQKISLKVRLDTNILMKEKIHALVDEKYRQDILPLRDIKSYLKLHWTIVALKSRNINSFIKIVDPCILSCNAWRLLLEAILARRLKKYNYIRKLVLIKL
- the rplS gene encoding 50S ribosomal protein L19 → MNAQEIIRSIEAEQLKSNLPQIFVGDTVRVGVKIKEGDKYRVQPYEGVVISIRNGGINETITVRRVFQGVGVERVFLLHSPRIDNIKILRRGKVRRAKLYYLRDRVGKATRIKQRFDRAL
- the secE gene encoding preprotein translocase subunit SecE, which codes for MAKKNEAEMTETTNSLKLPIFFQGLKEEFDKVVWPSRQQLVSESAAVLLMMALSASLIFLVDKFFTWAAQQVF
- the nusG gene encoding transcription termination/antitermination protein NusG, giving the protein MTYATDGERDATLQSDDTADSASKEARWYAVQVASGCEKRVKTNLEQRIQTFDVADKIVQVEIPHTPAVKIRKDGSRQHTEEKVFPGYVLVRMLMDDDTWQVVRNTSHVINFVGAEQKRGSGKGRGHVKPVPLSHTEVERIFKQTSEQEAVVKIDMAAGDKIKVLSGPFKDFEGEVIEVSPERSKLKALLSIFGRDTPVELEFNQVEKQS
- the rplK gene encoding 50S ribosomal protein L11, translating into MAKKVVAVIKLALNAGKANPAPPVGPALGQHGVNIMMFCKEYNAKTAEQTGTVIPVEISVYEDRSFTFVLKTPPASVLITKAAKIERGSSEPNKKKVGSITTEQLRQIAQTKLPDLNANDIDAAMKIIEGTAKNMGVTVKD
- the rplA gene encoding 50S ribosomal protein L1 gives rise to the protein MTKKVSRRLQALLEKVEDKDYQPLDALALLKETATAKFAEAAEAHIRLGIDPKYTDQQLRTTVVLPKGTGQTIRVAVIARGEKVTEASNAGADIVGSEELIDEIQKGRMDFDKLIATPDIMPQVAKLGKLLGPRGLMPSPKGGTVTFDIASAIGEFKAGKLEFRADRTGIVHVMFGKASFTPEDLLVNLKALQETIDRNRPSGAKGRYWRTMYVSATMGPSIKVDVNALRDLKQAEGA
- the rplJ gene encoding 50S ribosomal protein L10 — its product is MPRTIEDKHAIVADLKETLSQSQLAIVIDYQGLTVAEITDLRRRLRPAGTVCKVTKNTLMGIAIKDQEKWQPLEELLKGSSAFLLVKEDFSAAIKAYQDFQKVTKKTEVRGGVMEGRLLKEPDIKALGDLPSKEQLMAQIAGALNALTTKIAVGINEVPSSLARALQAVADKEKGDGETESASS
- the rplL gene encoding 50S ribosomal protein L7/L12 gives rise to the protein MSTATDEILDKLKTLTLLEAAELVKQIEEAFGVSAAAPAGGMMMMAAPGAAAAAEPVEEKTEFDVVLEAVPADKKIAILKVVRELTGLGLKEAKDLVESAPKPVKEAIAKDAAEAAKKQIEDAGGKVSIK
- a CDS encoding DNA adenine methylase produces the protein MAKKIAFGWYGGKYSHLDWLLPLLPKATHYCEPFGGSAAVLLNREPSPVETYNDIDGEVVNFFRVLRDRKDELIQAIGLTPFAREEFRVAIAEEEEGLSSLERARRFFVRARQVRTGLAQTASEGRWAHCKLTLQKINSTGKRVEKYIFITTDVIEERVREYAATMYDSTGGIEIAILDCISFLQHFLYLFYRLRVQFLEAYQQLVLAEPESAISQPVKEAFLALRQAAESDREF
- the psbA gene encoding photosystem II q(b) protein is translated as MTTTVQRRESGNVWERFCNWITSTENRLYVGWFGVLMIPTLLSATICFIIAFIAAPPVDIDGIREPVAGSLIYGNNIISGAVVPSSNAIGLHFYPIWEAASLDEWLYNGGPYQLVVFHFLLGCFCYLGRQWELSYRLGMRPWICVAYSAPLASATAVFLIYPIGQGSFSDGMPLGISGTFNFMLVFQAEHNILMHPFHQLGVAGVFGGSLFSAMHGSLVTSSLVRETTETESQNYGYKFGQEEETYNIVAAHGYFGRLIFQYASFNNSRSLHFFLAAWPVVGIWFTALGISTMAFNLNGFNFNQSVLDSQGRAIGTWADILNRANLGMEVMHERNAHNFPLDLAAGEVAPVAMSAPAING
- a CDS encoding MBOAT family O-acyltransferase, coding for MNLISILYGLFLLSVLGIYWSVGQQKLRLWTLLIASVVFYASLGEGNPSTTVLSTQVQYIPLLFALIYINFRLGREIGENTSPGQHNLDWQVSNEDWRFAQVDWNRRRLNLLWLGVVLNVLLLFSFKYLQPSLNFLFQNSANTNSNADSFKLIAPLGISFFTFECISYLVDVYRGAPATKDFLKFTVYKFFFAKLISGPITRFHTLGNQLQNLRFPSPDLVAEGLWLIARGAAKKRILADHLGIFVDVCFGNLQRAGSLDLWLATFAYGLQLYLDFSGYVDIARGSAMLFGLVLPENFKSPYFSTSIADFWRRWHMTLGDWLRNYLYFPLGGSRQGLDRTCMNLLIVMLIAGVWHGAALGFVVWGLFHGLALVVHRLTDAISDRHENLENFWHKPLGTFLAWLLTQLMVFTSWIWFRLPNLNDSSFVFQHLFGYPSDVQFAEKVYVEVLNISQFQLMVLLAVVATVMAIAYAFKQTLKLQFNWPIKLVFVPLCLYGVWLLAPDGSLPYIYFDF